The Eleutherodactylus coqui strain aEleCoq1 chromosome 13, aEleCoq1.hap1, whole genome shotgun sequence genome includes a window with the following:
- the NEURL2 gene encoding neuralized-like protein 2: MSSELCAGAMAVQSQPFTCFHKVHGTNVRIDPSGTQATRVESFANGICFSRDPLAPGQLFLVEIEEKESGWCGHLRVGLMGRDPRSLDIVPEYSLPDLVNQGDSWIFAITRNHNRMTPDEEERTSNLVKDLSDPYLKVGKFKIPRDKLRARSKPGRFSHILDDLYKTNILPPIALRSRIGVLYDPQADGTCHMHIVINGEDMGASARGIPATQPLYAVIDVFASTKSVRVIQIEYGFPSLQTLCRLTIQKHVIHRMAIDWLDLPQLLKNFCKFE, encoded by the exons ATGTCATCTGAGCTCTGCGCCGGAGCCATGGCTGTGCAGTCCCAGCCATTTACATGCTTCCACAAAGTCCATGGCACAAATGTTCGAATCGACCCTTCAGGCACTCAAGCTACCAGAGTGGAAAGCTTTGCTAATGGCATCTGCTTCAGTCGAGACCCGCTGGCACCTGGGcaactgtttttggtggaaaTCGAAGAAAAAGAATCTGGCTGGTGCGGTCACCTAAGAGTTGGGCTTATGGGCCGAGATCCTCGGAGCTTGGACATAGTACCAGAGTATTCACTACCAGACCTTGTAAACCAGGGGGATAGCTGGATATTCGCCATCACTCGGAACCACAACCGGATGACGCCAGATGAAGAAGAGAGAACATCCAACCTGGTCAAAGACCTATCGGATCCTTATCTAAAAGTTGGCAAGTTCAAAATTCCTCGTGACAAACTAAGAGCACGTAGTAAGCCGGGGCGCTTCAGTCATATCCTGGATGATTTGTACAAAACCAATATTTTGCCACCTATTGCTCTCAGAAGCCGAATCGGGGTGTTATATGATCCCCAGGCAGATGGCACTTGTCATATGCACATCGTCATTAACGGAGAAGATATGGGTGCCAGCGCTCGTGGGATTCCAGCAACTCAACCATTATATGCCGTGATTGATGTCTTTGCCTCCACCAAGAGTGTCCGCGTGATCCAGATAGAATATGGAT TTCCTTCTCTGCAGACCTTGTGCCGCTTAACTATCCAGAAACATGTGATCCACAGAATGGCAATCGATTGGCTAGATTTACCGCAATTACTAAAGAATTTCTGCAAGTTTGAGTGA
- the ZSWIM1 gene encoding zinc finger SWIM domain-containing protein 1 codes for MNPEFLQRLLTEDPNSKVVCQLSKNFSIDYLNLQTSMMAEVFNDLPEVLLVIRSHNDERRVLYTFLADGPRIGSPYELTRMVHVSIPTNETPEGLAHMFHIMKELNPSWSSIQVFLVDPEFTEIGAIQEAFPSAEVVLSASQVYTQIKRRIHELSLPDKAENILLSALKSTMCSATQRNLKNMYKILQQFVDPTLFMLMKLDRLLSDRIWALHRWRSWNECSQYFDMVENLSRELNAVFKLSPCLIRSMNGFVSFIFGQTVGKGQPDHRPCSPEELALITRKVATHESVKMETQMEPEAAALMCESLHNICIPAAFGLCQNELEVTQKSLELVALDEDNVNVQILENPSEVSGGKCKTCTCGFYQCTELPCRHILSVLSANEEILQPDMLQAVWQKKNNEPSTVYPVSLDTLEILKGEENKVSEKQVLVESLTSQISSLLAECSDELFQRRYNTLRELADAWIGPYEEVKL; via the coding sequence ATGAATCCCGAGTTTTTGCAGAGGCTTTTGACCGAAGACCCCAATTCAAAAGTCGTTTGTCAACTCAGCAAAAATTTCAGTATAGATTATCTCAATCTCCAGACCAGCATGATGGCGGAAGTATTTAACGATCTCCCTGAAGTTCTGCTGGTGATTCGCTCCCACAACGATGAACGAAGAGTTCTGTACACCTTTTTGGCAGATGGGCCACGTATAGGTTCACCATATGAATTGACAAGAATGGTTCATGTATCCATACCTACTAATGAAACCCCGGAGGGACTTGCACATATGTTCCACATTATGAAAGAACTGAACCCTAGTTGGTCTTCAATTCAAGTATTTTTAGTGGATCCTGAGTTTACAGAAATTGGTGCCATCCAAGAGGCCTTTCCATCGGCTGAAGTGGTCCTCTCCGCTTCTCAAGTCTACACACAAATAAAACGACGTATCCATGAGCTTTCCTTACCGGACAAAGCAGAGAACATCCTCCTCAGCGCTCTGAAGAGTACAATGTGTTCAGCTACGCAAAGAAACTTGAAGAATATGTACAAAATACTGCAACAGTTTGTGGATCCTACTTTGTTTATGCTGATGAAACTCGACCGGCTTCTGTCGGATCGGATCTGGGCGTTGCACCGCTGGAGAAGTTGGAATGAATGCTCTCAATATTTCGACATGGTGGAAAACTTAAGCCGTGAGTTGAATGCGGTCTTCAAACTATCACCTTGTTTAATAAGAAGCATGAATGGATTCGTCTCCTTTATCTTTGGGCAGACTGTAGGAAAAGGCCAGCCAGATCATCGGCCCTGTAGTCCTGAGGAATTGGCATTAATCACCCGCAAAGTAGCGACCCATGAAAGCGTAAAGATGGAAACGCAGATGGAACCTGAAGCTGCAGCTTTGATGTGTGAATCGCTACACAATATCTGTATCCCCGCAGCCTTTGGACTCTGTCAGAATGAACTAGAAGTAACCCAGAAATCTCTAGAACTTGTAGCGCTTGATGAAGACAATGTAAATGTTCAGATTCTTGAGAACCCAAGTGAAGTTAGTGGTGGAAAATGCAAGACGTGTACCTGTGGCTTTTATCAGTGCACGGAGCTTCCGTGCCGCCACATCCTTTCTGTGCTCAGTGCCAACGAAGAGATCCTACAGCCAGATATGCTTCAAGCAGtctggcagaaaaagaataatgAGCCTTCGACCGTGTATCCTGTATCATTAGACACCTTGGAAATCTTGAAGGGCGAAGAGAACAAGGTTTCAGAAAAACAAGTCCTTGTTGAGTCCTTAACGAGCCAGATATCATCGTTGCTAGCCGAGTGCAGCGATGAGCTATTTCAGCGCCGCTATAATACTCTAAGAGAACTGGCAGATGCGTGGATCGGGCCCTACGAAGAAGTAAAGCTTTAG